GACCGGCTGGATGCTTTACCTCGACCGCCGGCGGAAGAAACGGGAGGCGCGTGCGTCGCGCCTGCAACTCGAACCTGTCGCCCATCCCGACCTGCACGATGGACGTCCATGGTTGATCGCCTTCGCCAGCCAGAGCGGCTTCGCCGAACAGCTGGCCTGGCGCACCGCCGGGCAACTGCAGGCCGCGGGCCTGCCGGTGCAGGTGCACCCGGTGGCGCGCGTGGACAGCGGCATGCTCGCGGAGGCGCGCCAGGCCTTGTTCGTCCTCAGCACTTTCGGCGAGGGCGAGGCACCGGACGCGGCGCGTGCCTTCGAGCGTAAGACGCTCACCCGCGCCAACCACCTACCCGACCTGGCCTATGCGGTGCTCGCGCTCGGCGATCGGCAGTACGCGCAGTTCTGCGGCTTTGCGCGTCGCGTGGAAAGCTGGCTCGAGGGCATCGGCGCGACCGCGCTTTTTCCCACGGTGGACGTGGACCGTGCCGATCCGCAGGCCCTGGCTACCTGGCAACACCATCTCGCCAGCGTCACCGGCAACCCCATCGGCGCGCCACGGGTGGAAACGCCCGCCATGCAGGACTGGGTACTCGGCGGTCGGACACGGCTCAATCCCGGATCGGCCGCCGGCGAGGTGTGGAAGGTGAGCCTCCTGCCGCCCGCCGGCGCACACTGGCGGGCCGGCGATATCCTCGAGGTTCATCCCGGGCACGGGCCTGCACCGCTCCAGGCACCGTCGCTACCCGTGGCTCACGCGCAACCCATGCTGCTCGATGACCCGGCACATCCCCCCGCCCATGAGCCGCCACCGATCCGCGACTATTCCATCGCGTCGATCGCCGCCGATGGCGCCGTCGAGCTTGTCGTCCGCCTGACCACCGCGCCGGAAGGCGGCTACGGCCTCGGCTCCGGGTGGCTGTGCGTACACGCCCCACCCGGCCTGCCCATCAAGGCCCGCGTGCGCAACAACGACAACTTCCACCGCCACGCACCCACGGCGCCGATGATCCTGATAGGCAACGGCACGGGCATCGCCGGCCTGCGCAGCCTGCTGCGCGAAGCGAAGGCAGAAGGCTCGCACGGTCACTGGCTGATCTACGGCGAACGTACGCGCCGGCACGACCACCTATTCGCGGACGAGCTGGACGCATGGAAAGCGGAGGGGTACCTGGCCCGGATCGACCTCGCGTTCTCGCGCGACCAAGCCGAACGCGTGTATGTCCAGCACAAGCTTCTGGCCGCCAGCGACGAACTCATCGTATGGATGGCGCGCGGCGCAACCCTCTACGTGTGCGGCTCCGTCGTCGGCATGGCATCCGGCGTCGATGCGGCGCTGCGCGGCATCCTGGGTGAGGATGCCGTGGATGACCTGGTGGCCGGGGGGCGGTATCGGCGGGATGTCTATTGAGCCGCTGCGCGATCAAGCCCGCCCCACACCCCGGTAGGAGCGCACGATGTGCGCGATACAGGCAATGCGATAGGCGCGATGGACGTGCGCCCACACACCCCATCGCCCACATCGTGGGCTCCTACCGGTAGCGGACGCCCTTGATCTCGTAGGTCTTGGTGCCGTTGGGTGCGACGAAATCGAACTCGTCGCCCTCGTTCTTGCCGATAAGGGCGCGAGCGATCGGCGAGGACACCGCGATGAGACCCTTCTTGATGTCGGCCTCGATATCGCCAACGATCTGGTAGGTCACTTCCGCGTCGTTGTCCAGGTCGATCAACTCGACGATGGCGCCGAACACGATGCGCTTGCCGACGGTCAGGCGCTCGGTGTCGATCACTTCCGAGTTCGACAGCGCCGCTTCCAGCTCGTTGATGCGGCCTTCGTTGAAACCGTGCATCTCGCGCGCCGCGTGGTATTCGGCGTTTTCCTTCAGGTCGCCATGCGCACGGGCTTCCGCCACGGCCGCGACGATCTCGGGGCGCTTCACGCGCTTGAGGTAATCCAGCTCGTCACGAAGACGGTCGGCACCGATGGCGGTCATGGGAGGACGGGTGGCGCTCATGCGTTCAGCTCCTTGTGCAGGTCCTGCAGGCTGTTCACTTCACCATTGGCGTGGAAATCCAGCGAATGCACGAGGGCACGCGCGCCGGCCACGGTGGTGGAGTACGTGACGCGCTGCTGCAGCGCCTCGCGACGGATGGAGAACGAATCCGAAATAGCCTGCTTGCCTTC
This DNA window, taken from Luteibacter sp. 9135, encodes the following:
- the greA gene encoding transcription elongation factor GreA, which gives rise to MSATRPPMTAIGADRLRDELDYLKRVKRPEIVAAVAEARAHGDLKENAEYHAAREMHGFNEGRINELEAALSNSEVIDTERLTVGKRIVFGAIVELIDLDNDAEVTYQIVGDIEADIKKGLIAVSSPIARALIGKNEGDEFDFVAPNGTKTYEIKGVRYR
- a CDS encoding PepSY domain-containing protein — encoded protein: MLKNVLFQLHWFLGITAGSVLAIMGITGATLAFQDEILRSMNPSLEHVVHRHEAGEHALPLTEIVARVGEGETRALQRVRMDATGIRPSVARYEGGRTHWRYFDPYTGQRLAELKGEPFFEFVENLHRRLAAGDTGRAVTGACAITLVFFCLSGLYLRWPRRWRSLHTWFAIAWRRDGRSFLWSLHSVVGTWVMVVYLVIALTGLWWSYSWYRTAVTALLGGTAERVAGAPKQRFGTLDLARLQAGLAQTVPGLDGGYLDLRLPGKPGQSASARVQVGDGQHDRAYDSLELDPATGAVLSHETYADMPAGRKVLASLFALHSGSFFGLPGRVIVMISAGGMSLFFVTGWMLYLDRRRKKREARASRLQLEPVAHPDLHDGRPWLIAFASQSGFAEQLAWRTAGQLQAAGLPVQVHPVARVDSGMLAEARQALFVLSTFGEGEAPDAARAFERKTLTRANHLPDLAYAVLALGDRQYAQFCGFARRVESWLEGIGATALFPTVDVDRADPQALATWQHHLASVTGNPIGAPRVETPAMQDWVLGGRTRLNPGSAAGEVWKVSLLPPAGAHWRAGDILEVHPGHGPAPLQAPSLPVAHAQPMLLDDPAHPPAHEPPPIRDYSIASIAADGAVELVVRLTTAPEGGYGLGSGWLCVHAPPGLPIKARVRNNDNFHRHAPTAPMILIGNGTGIAGLRSLLREAKAEGSHGHWLIYGERTRRHDHLFADELDAWKAEGYLARIDLAFSRDQAERVYVQHKLLAASDELIVWMARGATLYVCGSVVGMASGVDAALRGILGEDAVDDLVAGGRYRRDVY